The DNA segment gacatcTTCCCACTTGGGTGACTggttgagaaggttaaagcattTGGAATTGATGGAAACTTGGCGAGATGGATCAGAAGCGGACTTAGTACTAGGCATAAAGGGTACCGGTTGAAGGTTGTTTGAATGACGGAGGCTGGTGTTCAGCAGGgtaccacaaggattagtgcttgcACCCTTATTATTTGTTAGATGCATAAACAATATAAATGAAAATTAGATGGGGGGCTGAATGGTAAGCAAATTTACCGATGACACCAAGAGTGGTAGCATAGTTAATAAAGAAGAAGATGGTtgcaggttacaggaagatatcgatgaattggtcagatggacagaccaGTCGCAGATGGtattaatttatttcattcatttatgggatgtgggtgtcactgactggccagcatttgttgcccatccccagttgcccttgcgaaggtggtggtgagctgccttcttgaaccattgcagcccacctgctgtggttgacccacaatgctattagggaaggaattccagcattttgacccagcgacagtgtaggaatgatgatttatttccaagtcaggatggagaggaatttgaagatggtagtgttcccattatctgctgcccttgtcgttcTTGATGGATGTaggcatgggtttggaaggtgctgtctaaggatctttggagattttctgcagtgcatttttgtAAATACTACACTGTTGGTATGGAGCATTggcgatggagggagtggatgcttgtggatgtggtgctaatcaagtgggctgctttttgctggatggtgtcaagcttcttgagtgttgttggagctgcacccatccagatgagtggggaatgttccatcccactcctgacttgtgccttttagatggacAGCTTTGaggagccactgtgtttatgtggtgaatccagtacAGATCCTgttcaatgataaccccaagcatgttgatagtgggagattcagtgataatAACATGTTGAATGCCAAAGGGTGGTGGTTAGCTTAATCTTATTGGTGGtggtcattatctggcatttgtgtgcatttgaacatggactgcttcagtatctgaggagtcgcaaatggtgctgaacattgtgcaatcattgtgcaatccccacatctgaccttatgatggagggaatgtcattgatgaagcagtgaagatggttgggttgaggacactaccctgagggacttctgcagagatgccctggagctgaggtgcctggcctccaacaaccacaaccatctttctatgtgccagatatgactccaaccagtggagagtttgtcctcaatacccattgattccagttttgctagggctctttgatgccatattcagtcaactgaagccttgatgtcaagggctgtcactctcaactcatctctggaattcagctcttttgcccatgtttgaaccaaggctgtaaggaGGTCAGGAACTGAGAGGTCCTTTAGCACTGTTGAtgccaccttccatcactttattgatgatcgagagtagactgatgtaGCGGTAATTGGCCGGGTCGGATTCATCCTGtttttctgtacaggacatacctgggcaagttTCCACCTTGTTGGGTAGATAGCAGTGTTGTAACTTTACCAGAACAGCTTGGCCAgggaagcagcaagttctggagtacaagtcttcagcactAGTGCCGGAATGTTCTCCGGGCCCgttgcctttgcaatatccaatgtctccaattgtttcttgatatggaatgaatcgaattggctgaagactgatatctgtgatacTGAGGAGCACTGGAGGAGACCGAGATGTATAAACCACTTGGCATTTCTAGCTGAAGATTTCAtggaaagcttcagccttatcatttgcactcatgtgctgggctctttcatcattgaggatggggaaagttgtggagcatcctcctccagtgagttgtttaattgatcACTATCactcacgactggatgtggcaggaatgcAAGGCTTGGATCTGATCCATGAGTTGTGGGATTGATTAACCCTatctattacttgctgcttgtgctgtttgacATGGAAATAATCTTGTTTGGTGGCTTCACAGGTgggcacctcatcttcaggtatgcctggtgctgctcactCTCcattgataagtgtgaggtgatgtactttggaagaagaaacatgggtgagggagtatttaatgaatggcaggtgaCTGGAAGGCTttgaggaacagagagaccttgggatAATTACTTATAGATCCTTGAAGTCAGTAGAGCACATTAATacaatagttaagaaggcaaatgggacacttgctttcatcagtcatggcatataAAGGGTGAGGAAGTAATGCTGAAGTTGAACAGagtgttagttaggccacagctggagtactgtgagcagttctagttacctcactacaggaaggacgTGATAGCACTAGAgcgggtacagaggaggttcaccatgatgttgcctgggatggagacattgattctgggtaatccaagatggaggacgggaagaaTTTCTgggtaagagctgctcctttttttgaggtattttaagtgttggaggtgattccctCAGATTCCAGaatcaattactgttttatatgctattgcagtgttttggaactttggaaaaaaaagtcaaaacaacagcagtttaaaagggagaagagcagacaaaggaggcacatggtgaggacagtgcaggagagagagagacagagcgagagacaaaacctgcacagttactgcctctgctgtttgaatttgtgtatcgctggacatcggagtgcatctggaaaaATTAATGAACAGTGAAAtgcacaactaatcttggaggaactgttgggcgaagttcacagcacagaatcagataagttaattgttgttttaagtctgtccaagagaaaggctgcagtagtgagtacagtgggttctttNNNNNNNNNNNNNNNNNNNNNNNNNNNNNNNNNNNNNNNNNNNNNNNNNNNNNNNNNNNNNNNNNNNNNNNNNNNNNNNNNNNNNNNNNNNNNNNNNNNNNNNNNNNNNNNNNNNNNNNNNNNNNNNNNNNNNNNNNNNNNNNNNNNNNNNNNNNNNNNNNNNNNNNNNNNNNNNNNNNNNNNNNNNNNNNNNNNNNNNNNNNNNNNNNNNNNNNNNNNNNNNNNNNNNNNNNNNNNNNNNNNNNNNNNNNNNNNNNNNNNNNNNNNNNNNNNNNNNNNNNNNNNNNNNNNNNNNNNNNNNNNNNNNNNNNNNNNNNNNNNNNNNNNNNNNNNNNNNNNNNNNNNNNNNNNNNNNNNNNNNNNNNNNNNNNNNNNNNNNNNNNNNNNNNNNNNNNNNNNNNNNNNNNNNNNNNNNNNNNNNNNNNNNNNNNNNNNNNNNNNNNNNNNNNNNNNNNNNNNNNNNNNNNNNNNNNNNNNNNNNNNNNNNNNNNNNNNNNNNNNNNNNNNNNNNNNNNNNNNNNNNNNNNNNNNNNNNNNNNNNNNNNNNNNNNNNNNNNNNNNNNNNNNNNNNNNNNNNNNNNNNNNNNNNNNNNNNNNNNNNNNNNNNNNNNNNNNNNNNNNNNNNNNNNNNNNNNNNNNNNNNNNNNNNNNNNNNNNNNNNNNNNNNNNNNNNNNNNNNNNNNNNNNNNNNNNNNNNNNNNNNNNNNNNNNNNNNNNNNNNNNNNNNNNNNNNNNNNNNNNNNNNNNNNNNNNNNNNNNNNNNNNNNNNNNNNNNNNNNNNNNNNNNNNNNNNNNNNNNNNNNNNNNNNNNNNNNNNNNNNNNNNNNNNNNNNNNNNNNNNNNNNNNNNNNNNNNNNNNNNNNNNNNNNNNNNNNNNNNNNNNNNNNNNNNNNNNNNNNNNNNNNNNNNNNNNNNNNNNNNNNNNNNNNNNNNNNNNNNNNNNNNNNNNNNNNNNNNNNNNNNNNNNNNNNNNNNNNNNNNNNNNNNNNNNNNNNNNNNNNNNNNNNNNNNNNNNNNNNNNNNNNNNNNNNNNNNNNNNNNNNNNNNNNNNNNNNNNNNNNNNNNNNNNNNNNNNNNNNNNNNNNNNNNNNNNNNNNNNNNNNNNNNNNNNNNNNNNNNNNNNNNNNNNNNNNNNNNNNNNNNNNNNNNNNNNNNNNNNNNNNNNNNNNNNNNNNNNNNNNNNNNNNNNNNNNNNNNNNNNNNNNNNNNNNNNNNNNNNNNNNNNNNNNNNNNNNNNNNNNNNNNNNNNNNNNNNNNNNNNNNNNNNNNNNNNNNNNNNNNNNNNNNNNNNNNNNNNNNNNNNNNNNNNNNNNNNNNNNNNNNNNNNNNNNNNNNNNNNNNNNNNNNNNNNNNNNNNNNNNNNNNNNNNNNNNNNNNNNNNNNNNNNNNNNNNNNNNNNNNNNNNNNNNNNNNNNNNNNNNNNNNNNNNNNNNNNNNNNNNNNNNNNNNNNNNNNNNNNNNNNNNNNNNNNNNNNNNNNNNNNNNNNNNNNNNNNNNNNNNNNNNNNNNNNNNNNNNNNNNNNNNNNNNNNNNNNNNNNNNNNNNNNNNNNNNNNNNNNNNNNNNNNNNNNNNNNNNNNNNNNNNNNNNNNNNNNNNNNNNNNNNNNNNNNNNNNNNNNNNNNNNNNNNNNNNNNNNNNNNNNNNNNNNNNNNNNNNNNNNNNNNNNNNNNNNNNNNNNNNNNNNNNNNNNNNNNNNNNNNNNNNNNNNNNNNNNNNNNNNNNNNNNNNNNNNNNNNNNNNNNNNNNNNNNNNNNNNNNNNNNNNNNNNNNNNNNNNNNNNNNNNNNNNNNNNNNNNNNNNNNNNNNNNNNNNNNNNNNNNNNNNNNNNNNNNNNNNNNNNNNNNNNNNNNNNNNNNNNNNNNNNNNNNNNNNNNNNNNNNNNNNNNNNNNNNNNNNNNNNNNNNNNNNNNNNNNNNNNNNNNNNNNNNNNNNNNNNNNNNNNNNNNNNNNNNNNNNNNNNNNNNNNNNNNNNNNNNNNNNNNNNNNNNNNNNNNNNNNNNNNNNNNNNNNNNNNNNNNNNNNNNNNNNNNNNNNNNNNNNNNNNNNNNNNNNNNNNNNNNNNNNNNNNNNNNNNNNNNNNNNNNNNNNNNNNNNNNNNNNNNNNNNNNNNNNNNNNNNNNNNNNNNNNNNNNNNNNNNNNNNNNNNNNNNNNNNNNNNNNNNNNNNNNNNNNNNNNNNNNNNNNNNNNNNNNNNNNNNNNNNNNNNNNNNNNNNNNNNNNNNNNNNNNNNNNNNNNNNNNNNNNNNNNNNNNNNNNNNNNNNNNNNNNNNNNNNNNNNNNNNNNNNNNNNNNNNNNNNNNNNNNNNNNNNNNNNNNNNNNNNNNNNNNNNNNNNNNNNNNNNNNNNNNNNNNNNNNNNNNNNNNNNNNNNNNNNNNNNNNNNNNNNNNNNNNNNNNNNNNNNNNNNNNNNNNNNNNNNNNNNNNNNNNNNNNNNNNNNNNNNNNNNNNNNNNNNNNNNNNNNNNNNNNNNNNNNNNNNNNNNNNNNNNNNNNNNNNNNNNNNNNNNNNNNNNNNNNNNNNNNNNNNNNNNNNNNNNNNNNNNNNNNNNNNNNNNNNNNNNNNNNNNNNNNNNNNNNNNNNNNNNNNNNNNNNNNNNNNNNNNNNNNNNNNNNNNNNNNNNNNNNNNNNNNNNNNNNNNNNNNNNNNNNNNNNNNNNNNNNNNNNNNNNNNNNNNNNNNNNNNNNNNNNNNNNNNNNNNNNNNNNNNNNNNNNNNNNNNNNNNNNNNNNNNNNNNNNNNNNNNNNNNNNNNNNNNNNNNNNNNNNNNNNNNNNNNNNNNNNNNNNNNNNNNNNNNNNNNNNNNNNNNNNNNNNNNNNNNNNNNNNNNNNNNNNNNNNNNNNNNNNNNNNNNNNNNNNNNNNNNNNNNNNNNNNNNNNNNNNNNNNNNNNNNNNNNNNNNNNNNNNNNNNNNNNNNNNNNNNNNNNNNNNNNNNNNNNNNNNNNNNNNNNNNNNNNNNNNNNNNNNNNNNNNNNNNNNNNNNNNNNNNNNNNNNNNNNNNNNNNNNNNNNNNNNNNNNNNNNNNNNNNNNNNNNNNNNNNNNNNNNNNNNNNNNNNNNNNNNNNNNNNNNNNNNNNNNNNNNNNNNNNNNNNNNNNNNNNNNNNNNNNNNNNNNNNNNNNNNNNNNNNNNNNNNNNNNNNNNNNNNNNNNNNNNNNNNNNNNNNNNNNNNNNNNNNNNNNNNNNNNNNNNNNNNNNNNNNNNNNNNNNNNNNNNNNNNNNNNNNNNNNNNNNNNNNNNNNNNNNNNNNNNNNNNNNNNNNNNNNNNNNNNNNNNNNNNNNNNNNNNNNNNNNNNNNNNNNNNNNNNNNNNNNNNNNNNNNNNNNNNNNNNNNNNNNNNNNNNNNNNNNNNNNNNNNNNNNNNNNNNNNNNNNNNNNNgacttatacacttaatggtaaggtcctagggagtgttgctgaacaaaaagacattggagtgcaggttcatagctccttgaaagtggagtcgcaggtagataggatagtgaagaaggcgtttgatatgctttcctttattgttcagagtattgagtacaggagttgggaggtcatgttgcagctgtacaggacattggttaggccactgttggaatattgcatacaattctggtatccttcctatcggaaagatgttgtgaaacttgaaagggttcagaaaagatgtacaaggatgttgccagggttggaggatgtgagctacagggaggctgaacaggctggtgctgttttccctggagcatcggaggctgaggggagatcttacagaggtttacaaaattatgaggggcatggataggataaatagacaaagtcttttccctggggagaccagaactagagggcataggtttagtgtgagaagggaaagatataaaagagatctaaggggcaactttttcatgcagagggtggtacgtatatgccagaggatgtggtggaggctggtacaattgcaacatttaagaggcatttggatgggtatatgaataggaagggtttggagggatatgggccgggtgctggcaggtgggactagattgggttgagatctctggttggcatggacgggttggaccaaagggtctgtttccatgctgtacatctctatgactctatgactctataagaagagATtcgataggcttggattgttttttgGAGAGCAGAGAAGACttgggagaggggggggggagttggggtgggggaacatgattgaggtgtacactTATGAGGAACATGGACAGAATGAATAGAGAGTAGATGTTCCTCTTGGTTGTGCGGTCAAATGAGGGGTCAGTTGAGAGGGgttaaggggcaggagatttgaGAAAAAGCATCTTCACTCAGAGGTTCGTGggtatctggaatgcattgcctggaatgACATTGGAGGCCAGAAATAATAGAACCTTTTAAAAAtatggtaaatcttttcttcaccctgtcaagtttaacaacatccttcctgtagaagggtGACCAGGATTGTATGCAGTATGcacaaagtggcctcaccaatcgcatcccaactcctacactcaatgttcaaatgaatgaaagcaagcattccaaatgccgtcttcaccaccctgtgactccactttcaagaatctatgcaCCTTCAcacctcggtctctctgttcaacaatgcTCCCCAGGGCTCTATCATTCACTGTGTCagtcctaccctgatttaccttaccaaaaatgcaacacctcacatgtatctaaattaaactccatctggcactcctcagcccatctgatcactgtcccattgtactctgagataatcttattcactgtccacaacaccaatgttttggtgtcatctgcaaacttacaaaccatattcatttgtacaaatgccaaaaagcagtggactcagcatcgatccctgtggaatatcactggtcacaggcctccaaaaaccaaccctccaacaccaccctctgtcttctaccttccagccaattttgCATCTAGCTCCTCCTGGACATCATGAGATCAAACCGAACTAACCAGTCTACTCTGTgcaaccttgttgaacgctttgctgaagtccatatagacaatttCTACTGCCCTGCCTTCATTAACTTCCTTTGTCAACTCGtcaaaaagtcaatcaagttggtaagacacgatttcccatgttgactatcccgaatcagcccttgcctttccatatgcaggtcaattctgtccctcagagtcCACCCAACAACTCTCCCActactgacataaggctcactagtctgtggaccccggcttttccttacagcctttcttaaaccatggcactacattagccaacctccagtcttccgtcacTTCACCCGTGGCTGTTGacgatgcaaatatctcagtaaggaaGCCAGCAACCTCCTCCCATTACTAGCTTCCTTTGCTTCTCCTTCTCTTCAATTCAAAACACGATTCCAGAATCGAAGCAGAGCTGCCTGAAACGTGCACGGAATCTGTTGGCAGTGAGGGGTGGAGTTAATATGAGGGAGGACATGaaaaaattgaataaattaaTGAGGGCCAGTCACGAGACAGAAAAAAACCCAATAAGACATAACAGATGGAATAAGCAAAGTGTGAACTCTCTTCTGTTTGTTTTAATAAATGAGCTCAGTTATTCCCAGAATTTGCAAATGAGTTTAAATGGGTACTTCACTGCATTATTTAATTCTTTCCTGAATTTACTTTGTGTTGCTGCGTAAATGCACGTGTTGGTGCAACAACTAAAAAGTTGCAACATGTACCCACTTTCCTGCAGAATGAATCGTGGATCAGTAATATTGGAAGCCTCAAAATAACTGCCCTTTGTAAATCGCACATAAAACATGTTTATGACGTAGGCCATCCACAAAGCAACAAAGCTGCCTGATATAGACAATAGAAAGATCATGGATTTCTTCCggttctccatctctgggtctctcTGATTCGCTCCGTTGCAATTGGGTTGGAGTCTCTTGCGTGCTTTACTAGCCACTAGAACATGTCTGATAGTCAGCGTATTGAGCAAAAGGATCAGAATAAAAGGGACACAAGGGGTTAGAATACGATCCATCCAAtcaaatgctgcccagccaggtGATGCATAAAATGACAACTTGATGCTGCAAAACCACGGCACGTTGTCTATTACATAGACTGGTTCATATATGAAGTAAGTGGGGATGTGTCTCATGCAGCTCAGAGAACAAACTGTTGCTATCACCACAGCTGCTGTTTTCTCCGTGCAATATTTAACTTTCAGCTTCTGGCAGCAAATGGCCACacatcgatcaaaggtgaaagcgaccGTTAACCAAACAGAACTGTCTCTGGCTGCATAATTGAGAGCAGCGCTGGCACTGCAGCCTGGAGTGGTTGTTAGAAAGCTAACTGGGAAATAAATGCCACGAATCCGATGCAAAATCACTGCAATGATGACCACAAGCAGATCTGTCACTGCCATGGACAGCAGGTACCGAGTGATACAGCTGGATAAACCACACCTTCTTCGGGACAGGATCACAATCGCTATAAGGTTCGCTGCAGGAACATAAATGCACAAATCCAAATGCATGACTCGCAGATAATATATTTCTGAGGCAGTACTGTCTTAGACTAGGGAGGTTATAATGAACAGATACTTAATGCAGTATCTTAAAATAATGATGAATTAAGTAAAATCTTGTGAAATGACTCTATTCCTGTATAAGAAACCTGGGACAATTGTTCCTTTAAGTGGGACTAGAATAATAAATACTTCTCTGATACTTTTCAGATTCAGTTTCATTTATTCTTATTCACGGAAGTCAGCTGAATAAATAAAAGTTAGTCAAAGGGGATAAACACTCTCTGATGCCGATTCAGCAGACAGGCAGAGTTTCTGTGAAAATGCAACATTGCTGAGCCAGCATTAACCCTGAGGCCTCGTTTGAAAAGGGAATTTGAAGTTGACCCCTAATACACTGAGAAGTGGGATTTAGTACCATCCCTCCAGactttcccctcactgaggacgaacgatcagtcctcagcaaaggactcaccttcatccccctccgtccacgcatcaatgaatttaatacaagcCATGACATTGAATACTTCTTCCTCCGagtttactttcacaatcaggaatCCCGCCcatcttccgaggaccccttcgcccacctcaaacacactgcatccacctggacaccccgcgctggtctattacctgccctcgacctcttcatttccaactgccgccgggacattaaccgcctcaacctgtctaccccccNNNNNNNNNNNNNNNNNNNNNNNNNNNNNNNNNNNNNNNNNNNNNNNNNNNNNNNNNNNNNNNNNNNNNNNNNNNNNNNNNNNNNNNNNNNNNNNNNNNNNNNNNNNNNNNNNNNNNNNNNNNNNNNNNNNNNNNNNNNNNNNNNNNNNNNNNNNNNNNNNNNNNNNNNNNNNNNNNNNNNNNNNNNNNNNNNNNNNNNNNNNNNNNNNNNNNNNNNNNNNNNNNNNNNNNNNNNNNNNNNNNNNNNNNNNNNNNNNNNNNNNNNNNNNNNNNNNNNNNNNNNNNNNNNNNNNNNNNNNNNNNNNNNNNNNNNNNNNNNNNNNNNNNNNNNNNNNNNNNNNNNNNNNNNNNNNNNNNNNNNNNNNNNNNNNNNNNNNNNNNNNNNNNNNNNNNNNNNNNNNNNNNNNNNNNNNNNNNNNNNNNNNNNNNNNNNNNNNNNNNNNNNNNNNNNNNNNNNNNNNNNNNNNNNNNNNNNNNNNNNNNNNNNNNNNNNNNNNNNNNNNNNNNNNNNNNNNNNNNNNNNNNNNNNNNN comes from the Chiloscyllium plagiosum isolate BGI_BamShark_2017 chromosome 45, ASM401019v2, whole genome shotgun sequence genome and includes:
- the LOC122544015 gene encoding probable G-protein coupled receptor 139, translated to MHLDLCIYVPAANLIAIVILSRRRCGLSSCITRYLLSMAVTDLLVVIIAVILHRIRGIYFPVSFLTTTPGCSASAALNYAARDSSVWLTVAFTFDRCVAICCQKLKVKYCTEKTAAVVIATVCSLSCMRHIPTYFIYEPVYVIDNVPWFCSIKLSFYASPGWAAFDWMDRILTPCVPFILILLLNTLTIRHVLVASKARKRLQPNCNGANQRDPEMENRKKSMIFLLSISGSFVALWMAYVINMFYVRFTKGSYFEASNITDPRFILQESGYMLQLFSCCTNTCIYAATQSKFRKELNNAVKYPFKLICKFWE